Proteins encoded in a region of the Onthophagus taurus isolate NC chromosome 10, IU_Otau_3.0, whole genome shotgun sequence genome:
- the LOC111418363 gene encoding meiosis-specific nuclear structural protein 1: MALSHEKKEQLAKEMSLRKAQDCLTLIRSRSDERNKYRNLTRYMQIQKSQLESADKIEHEKQAVALQSALVAKKEKLAQEIVKKKNEELSESLLRQQIRRDSYELRDLERKLKAAYVNKQLLTQLAERESERQAKKFKDKEVMIALEAARMKSEDYQKVQQEKEMKQKAKYKQELQDQMILVERTKRFQYEEFLREKKKIDDIVQRAHDEDERELQEKQCRIQRTREEMMKFKEAQELWKQKDRMRLQEEDRKLTEYVQAKAREQHIKEMNKAHSDKQNEERMENIAREMYLRQQRNSERQTFVEILKEEEILAEYRAKDQRELEKKIKLREETKQVLDYQLKEREDRIKKEAEEDAKYVEQLLAKMAEENRLEQMSAGKARMRLLQLKKDAVEQTKARRQMYAEKMQEEIRIEEERVRQEKRKQQIIDEERLKMLQEHAKNVIGFLQPGVLQEKDLEYLDCEVVEEYRKKEGL; encoded by the exons ATg gCGTTATCTCACGAAAAGAAGGAACAATTAGCAAAAGAAATGTCTTTGAGGAAAGCTCAAGATTGCCTTACGCTTATAAGGTCAAGGAGCgatgaaagaaataaatataggAACTTAACCCGTTACATGCAAATTCAAAAGAGTCAGTTGGAAAGTGCTGATAAAATTGAGCATGAGAAACAAGCTGTGGCGTTACAATCAGCTTTGGtagcaaaaaaagaaaaattggctcaagaaattgttaaaaagaaaaatgaggAGCTGAGTGAAAGCTTATTGAGACAACAAATAAGGCGAGATTCGTATGAGCTGCGCGATTTAGAGAGAAAGCTTAAAGCTGcttatgttaataaacaattattgacTCAATTGGCTGAGAGAGAATCCGAAAGACAAGCAAAGAAATTCAAAGATAAAGAGGTTATGATTGCTTTGGAAGCTGCAAGAATGAAAAGTGAAGACTATCAGAAGGTGCAACAAGAGaaagaaatgaaacaaaaagccAAATACAAACAAGAATTGCAAGATCAAATGATTTTGGTGGAAAGAACCAAAAGGTTTCAATACGAAGAGTTTTTGagggaaaaaaagaaaattgatgatattgtACAAAGAGCACATGATGAGGATGAAAGGGAATTGCAAGAAAAACAATGCAGAATACAAAGAACTCGAGAGgaaatgatgaaatttaaGGAAGCCCAAGAATTATGGAAACAAAAAGACCGAATGCGTTTACAAGAAGAAGACAGGAAATTAACCGAATACGTCCAAGCCAAAGCAAGGGAACAACACATCAAAGAAATGAACAAAGCCCATTCAGACAAACAAAACGAAGAAAGAATGGAAAACATCGCTCGCGAAATGTACTTGAGACAACAAAGAAACAGCGAACGACAAACTTTCGTCGAAATCctcaaagaagaagaaatcttaGCCGAATACCGAGCAAAAGACCAAAgagaattagaaaaaaaaatcaaattacgAGAAGAAACCAAACAAGTTCTCGACTACCAACTAAAAGAGCGCGAAGATCGAATCAAAAAAGAAGCGGAAGAAGACGCTAAATACGTTGAACAACTCCTCGCGAAAATGGCTGAGGAAAATAGATtagaacaaatgtccgctggaaaAGCTCGCATGAGATTGTTACAACTCAAAAAGGACGCTGTCGAGCAAACGAAAGCGAGGCGACAAATGTATGCGGAAAAAATGCAGGAGGAGATTAGGATTGAAGAGGAACGGGTTCGACAGGAAAAGAGGAAGCAACAAATTATTGACGAGGAACGGTTGAAAATGTTGCAAGAACATGCGAAAAATGTGATTGGGTTTCTTCAACCTGGAGTTTTGCAAGAAAAGGATTTGGAGTATTTGGATTGTGAGGTTGTTGAGGAGTATAGGAAGAAAGAGGGGTTGTAA